One part of the Brachyspira sp. SAP_772 genome encodes these proteins:
- a CDS encoding YkgJ family cysteine cluster protein, producing the protein MKVIPSDKIFKDRKEKVTDKLCADCNSLCCHDLVMEISKPKNEEELKTLKWYLYFKHSFIFIYQDTWYHMIRSECRYLDKKTYLCKNYENRHDICTKHSPPKCERYEEWYDVIFDDQYELEKYVYEKKIIKKKSSKSPKKIAKKVK; encoded by the coding sequence ATGAAAGTAATACCTTCTGATAAAATTTTTAAAGATAGAAAAGAAAAAGTTACAGATAAATTATGTGCTGATTGTAATTCTCTATGCTGTCATGATTTGGTGATGGAAATATCTAAACCTAAAAATGAAGAAGAATTAAAAACTTTGAAATGGTATCTTTATTTTAAGCATTCATTTATTTTTATATATCAGGATACTTGGTATCATATGATAAGAAGTGAGTGCAGGTATTTAGATAAAAAAACTTATTTGTGCAAAAATTATGAGAACAGGCATGATATATGTACTAAGCACAGTCCGCCAAAATGTGAGAGATATGAAGAGTGGTATGATGTGATATTTGATGATCAGTATGAGTTAGAAAAATATGTTTATGAGAAAAAAATTATTAAAAAGAAATCTTCTAAATCTCCAAAAAAAATAGCTAAAAAAGTAAAATAA
- a CDS encoding radical SAM protein, whose amino-acid sequence MKKEKIDRVCITYPPFEYNKGFPLMSLNRQFQWVKNFSANYPMLSAYAATLLKNNGYDVFFIDTIARKMDIIDWLIQIDKINPQLIFFEAATATINYTWDTIDAIKDKYKNAYIVLAGDHVTALPEESFDKSEVDFVITGGDYDVLLLSIVNYINNGEKLKEGIYYRTSQGNIRNTGKCKLDYPLDRLPFIDRNLTNWKLYSKENEYYKKTPATFIMSGRGSVFGNHNCSTSNILFNNVRLRNPINVVDEIEYLYKRYNIKEFVDVTVSFPMGEWLSLFCQTMIERKLNKKVYIDCHMYFTDLDYHYYKMMKRAGFKTLIVTFPSANTKTLEKLSPSHVNIDSVINSIKMARKAGLFIDMMVKIGYPWESEEDIIATFDTIKYFMTNGYINTMNTSIFVPYPGTNVFNYCQENNYINTDNWFEYDMRTSVMKLEVDDIFKYVEYFYNLSFNPMYVFHKILSIRDIYDIRHHINSFRNIISSYINRE is encoded by the coding sequence ATGAAAAAAGAAAAAATTGATAGAGTATGCATAACATATCCGCCTTTTGAATATAATAAAGGTTTTCCATTAATGTCTTTGAATAGGCAATTTCAATGGGTAAAAAATTTTTCTGCTAATTATCCGATGTTATCTGCCTATGCTGCTACTTTGTTAAAGAATAATGGCTATGATGTTTTTTTTATAGACACTATTGCAAGAAAGATGGACATCATAGATTGGCTTATACAAATCGACAAAATAAATCCGCAATTAATTTTTTTTGAAGCTGCTACTGCTACCATAAATTATACTTGGGATACTATTGACGCTATTAAAGATAAATATAAAAATGCTTATATAGTTTTAGCTGGGGACCATGTTACAGCATTGCCTGAAGAGAGTTTTGATAAGTCTGAAGTAGATTTTGTAATCACAGGCGGTGATTATGATGTGCTTCTTTTAAGTATTGTAAATTATATTAATAATGGTGAGAAATTAAAAGAAGGTATATATTATAGAACATCTCAAGGAAATATTAGAAATACTGGCAAATGTAAACTTGATTATCCTTTAGACCGCCTTCCATTTATAGATAGAAATCTAACTAATTGGAAATTATATTCCAAAGAAAATGAATACTATAAAAAAACTCCAGCTACGTTTATTATGTCTGGCAGAGGTTCTGTTTTTGGAAATCATAATTGTTCAACTTCTAATATATTATTTAATAATGTTAGGTTAAGAAACCCTATTAATGTTGTTGATGAAATTGAATATTTATATAAAAGATATAATATAAAAGAGTTTGTTGATGTTACAGTGTCTTTTCCTATGGGTGAGTGGCTTTCATTATTTTGTCAAACTATGATAGAGAGAAAATTAAATAAAAAAGTTTATATTGATTGTCATATGTATTTTACTGATTTGGATTATCATTATTATAAGATGATGAAAAGAGCTGGGTTTAAAACATTAATTGTAACTTTTCCTTCTGCAAATACTAAAACATTAGAAAAACTTTCTCCTTCACATGTAAATATAGATTCTGTTATTAATTCTATTAAGATGGCGAGAAAGGCAGGGCTTTTTATAGATATGATGGTTAAGATTGGATATCCTTGGGAGAGTGAAGAAGATATTATAGCTACTTTTGATACAATAAAATATTTTATGACTAATGGTTACATTAATACAATGAATACTTCAATATTTGTTCCATATCCCGGCACTAATGTATTTAATTATTGTCAGGAGAATAATTATATTAATACAGATAATTGGTTTGAATATGATATGCGCACTAGTGTGATGAAGTTAGAAGTTGATGATATTTTTAAGTATGTAGAATATTTTTATAATTTATCTTTTAATCCTATGTATGTTTTCCATAAAATTTTAAGCATTAGAGATATATATGATATCAGGCATCATATAAACTCTTTTAGAAATATCATATCATCGTACATCAATAGGGAGTAA
- a CDS encoding NUDIX domain-containing protein: protein MAEIWDVYDINKNKKNKLHKRGVPLDKDDYHIVIHAWVVNSNDEVILTKRHSSKKICPNMWECTEGSIIAGESSVEGAVRELKEEIGLSFKIDDAIFFTSFVLDFSNTIIDSYVFKRDVNINDLVLQENEVSEAKIVNERVYRKMCKRGEIVESLRYFYDLYKK, encoded by the coding sequence ATGGCTGAGATTTGGGACGTATACGATATAAACAAAAATAAAAAAAACAAGCTTCATAAAAGAGGTGTGCCTTTAGATAAAGATGATTATCATATAGTTATACATGCTTGGGTAGTTAATAGTAATGATGAGGTGATATTAACTAAGAGGCATAGTAGTAAAAAGATATGTCCTAATATGTGGGAATGCACTGAGGGGTCTATAATTGCGGGTGAGAGCAGTGTTGAGGGAGCTGTTAGGGAGTTAAAAGAAGAGATTGGGCTCTCTTTTAAAATTGATGATGCTATATTTTTTACTTCTTTTGTTCTTGATTTTTCTAACACTATAATTGATTCTTATGTATTTAAGAGAGATGTTAATATAAATGATTTGGTATTACAAGAAAATGAGGTTAGTGAGGCAAAAATTGTCAATGAGAGAGTTTATAGAAAGATGTGCAAAAGAGGAGAGATAGTTGAATCTTTGAGATATTTTTATGATTTATACAAAAAATAG
- the scpB gene encoding SMC-Scp complex subunit ScpB, producing the protein MSLEELSNQDAVETNNNEVKTESSFTIDENVLENQEELERVLEAVIYVEGTVSISRLRNLFKCENTDIRNYIENINNRYKSVGSAIEILEIGDSVMMTIIPSTFGTLSAIYDRKRKKKISKAMLQTLSIIAYKQPLTKAEIDDIRQSDSSYHLRMLMEDGFIAWKGRKDYLDKRQTYGTTDKFLMHFGINSLDDLPKLRELKDLEFNRND; encoded by the coding sequence ATGAGTTTAGAAGAATTATCTAATCAAGATGCTGTTGAAACTAATAATAACGAAGTAAAAACAGAAAGCAGTTTTACAATAGATGAAAATGTATTAGAGAATCAGGAAGAGCTTGAGAGGGTATTGGAAGCTGTTATATATGTAGAGGGTACAGTTTCTATATCTCGGTTAAGAAATCTTTTTAAGTGTGAAAATACTGACATAAGAAATTATATAGAAAATATTAACAATAGATATAAAAGTGTAGGAAGTGCTATAGAGATATTAGAGATTGGTGATAGTGTGATGATGACTATAATACCTTCTACTTTTGGCACTTTATCTGCAATATATGATAGAAAACGTAAGAAGAAAATATCAAAAGCTATGCTTCAAACACTTTCTATTATAGCCTATAAACAGCCTCTTACAAAAGCAGAGATTGATGATATAAGACAAAGCGACAGTTCTTATCATCTTAGAATGCTTATGGAAGATGGTTTTATAGCTTGGAAAGGAAGAAAAGACTATCTCGATAAAAGACAAACATACGGAACAACAGATAAATTCTTAATGCACTTTGGTATAAACAGTTTAGATGATTTACCAAAATTAAGAGAATTAAAAGATTTAGAGTTTAACAGAAACGACTAA
- the xylB gene encoding xylulokinase: protein MDCFIGIDLGTSSVKTLIISQNAEILSISQKDYNFDTPYLNWAEQDVDVWWNATVITIKDALSQLKSKYNNAVIKAISFSGQMHGLVALDSNGDAIRKSIIWCDSRTSNEVNYINEKIGKDNIIKITHSPLATGFQIASLLWIKNNEKNNYDKIYKVILPKDYIRYKLTGIIATDITDAASTCAFDSNENKWSYEIIKKLDIRSDIFPDVYYPREIAGKVSKKASEETGLNESINVMYGGADQAMQAIGNGIIETKTASITIGTGGQIFMPIDKAVYNKNSHTFNFVMPNTWYYLGAALSSGLALKWARNNFCSNEESFFNIDLNAQKIAAGCEGLIFLPYLSGERTPHMNSDASAMFLGLTLKHTKYHILKSIMEGVVYSLKDCFSILTDDMHFECDKLIASGGGSHSKLWLQIQADILDKEIYVSKTKEQAALGAAITAMVGSGVYSGYREAIKELIKHDDKPIIPIKENVKIYSEYYQIFKEAYKVNKHLMSSIRSIG from the coding sequence ATGGATTGTTTTATTGGAATAGATTTAGGAACATCATCTGTAAAAACTTTGATAATATCTCAAAATGCAGAAATACTTTCTATATCTCAAAAAGATTATAATTTTGACACTCCATATTTAAATTGGGCAGAACAAGATGTTGATGTGTGGTGGAATGCTACAGTTATTACAATAAAAGATGCACTAAGTCAATTAAAATCAAAATATAATAATGCTGTAATTAAAGCTATAAGTTTTTCAGGACAAATGCATGGGCTTGTAGCTTTAGATAGTAATGGGGATGCTATTAGAAAATCAATAATATGGTGCGATAGTAGAACATCAAATGAAGTAAATTATATAAATGAAAAAATAGGCAAGGATAATATAATAAAAATCACTCATAGTCCATTAGCAACAGGCTTTCAAATAGCATCACTTTTGTGGATAAAAAATAATGAAAAAAACAATTATGATAAAATATATAAAGTGATACTGCCTAAGGATTATATAAGATATAAGCTTACGGGTATTATTGCTACAGATATAACAGATGCAGCTTCTACCTGTGCTTTTGATTCAAATGAAAATAAATGGTCTTATGAGATAATAAAAAAGCTTGATATAAGAAGCGACATATTTCCGGATGTATATTATCCTCGTGAGATAGCGGGTAAAGTTAGTAAAAAAGCATCAGAAGAGACTGGTTTGAATGAAAGCATTAATGTAATGTATGGTGGGGCAGACCAAGCGATGCAGGCTATAGGAAATGGAATTATAGAAACAAAAACTGCATCAATAACTATAGGCACAGGTGGTCAAATTTTTATGCCTATAGATAAAGCAGTATATAACAAGAACTCTCATACATTTAATTTTGTGATGCCAAACACTTGGTATTATTTAGGGGCGGCATTATCATCTGGGTTAGCATTAAAATGGGCTAGAAACAATTTTTGTAGTAATGAAGAATCATTTTTTAATATAGATTTGAATGCTCAGAAAATAGCAGCAGGGTGTGAAGGTTTAATATTTCTTCCATATTTATCTGGCGAGAGAACTCCTCATATGAATAGTGATGCATCTGCTATGTTTTTGGGATTAACATTAAAGCATACTAAATATCATATTTTAAAATCTATAATGGAAGGTGTTGTATATTCGTTAAAGGATTGCTTTTCAATATTAACAGATGATATGCATTTTGAGTGTGATAAGTTAATAGCATCTGGTGGAGGCTCTCACAGTAAATTATGGCTTCAGATACAGGCTGATATATTAGACAAAGAAATATATGTTTCTAAAACAAAAGAGCAGGCTGCTTTAGGTGCTGCTATAACTGCTATGGTTGGAAGCGGTGTATATAGTGGTTATAGAGAAGCTATAAAAGAATTAATAAAGCATGATGATAAACCAATAATACCCATAAAAGAAAATGTAAAAATATATTCAGAGTATTATCAAATATTTAAAGAGGCTTATAAAGTAAATAAGCATTTAATGTCGTCAATTAGAAGTATAGGATAA
- the ribD gene encoding bifunctional diaminohydroxyphosphoribosylaminopyrimidine deaminase/5-amino-6-(5-phosphoribosylamino)uracil reductase RibD: MHEKYMRMAIEEAKKGEGFTSPNPLVGAVIVKENKVIGIGYHKKYGENHAEINAFLDAKERGEDVEGASIYVTLEPCSHYGKTPPCADAIIKNKLKKVIIGCVDSNPKVAGGGIKKLQDAGIEVVVNVLEEECRKLNEVFFYYITNKRPFVVMKYAMTMDGKIATVSGKSKWITSEKTREHSHRFRNKYSAIMVGINTVIEDNPMLNCRLPNTRNPIRIILDSSLKISLESNICKTAKDIKTFIATVSDDYKKIKELEGLGVEIIKTESDGGRVSLKDLMKILGEEKDIDSVYVEGGASLHASLLKEKLVNKALVYIAPKIFGGFEAKSPIGGEGIEEPDDAIRLIGSSITKIEDDLFLEYYLKY; the protein is encoded by the coding sequence ATGCATGAAAAATATATGAGAATGGCTATAGAAGAGGCTAAAAAAGGAGAGGGTTTTACTAGTCCTAATCCTTTAGTTGGTGCTGTTATAGTGAAAGAGAATAAAGTTATAGGCATTGGATATCATAAAAAATATGGTGAGAATCATGCTGAGATTAATGCTTTTTTGGATGCAAAGGAAAGAGGTGAAGATGTTGAGGGAGCTTCAATATATGTAACCTTAGAGCCTTGTTCTCATTATGGAAAAACTCCTCCTTGTGCTGATGCTATTATAAAAAACAAATTAAAAAAAGTTATTATAGGCTGTGTGGATTCCAATCCTAAAGTGGCAGGTGGCGGCATAAAAAAATTACAAGATGCTGGAATTGAGGTTGTAGTAAATGTGCTTGAAGAAGAGTGCAGAAAATTAAATGAAGTTTTTTTCTACTATATAACTAATAAAAGACCTTTTGTTGTAATGAAATATGCTATGACTATGGACGGTAAAATTGCTACAGTGAGCGGTAAATCAAAGTGGATAACTAGCGAAAAAACAAGAGAGCATTCTCATAGGTTTAGGAATAAATATTCTGCTATAATGGTTGGAATAAACACTGTAATAGAAGATAACCCTATGCTTAATTGTAGGCTTCCAAACACTAGAAACCCTATAAGAATAATTTTGGATAGTTCATTAAAAATAAGTTTAGAGTCTAATATTTGTAAAACAGCAAAAGATATAAAAACTTTTATAGCTACTGTGAGTGATGATTATAAAAAAATAAAAGAGCTTGAAGGGTTAGGTGTAGAGATAATAAAAACAGAAAGTGATGGTGGAAGAGTAAGTTTAAAAGATTTGATGAAAATACTCGGAGAAGAAAAAGACATTGACAGTGTGTATGTTGAGGGTGGGGCAAGTTTACATGCTAGTTTATTAAAAGAAAAGTTAGTAAATAAAGCTTTAGTTTATATAGCACCAAAAATATTTGGCGGTTTTGAGGCAAAAAGCCCTATAGGAGGCGAAGGAATAGAAGAGCCTGATGATGCTATTAGGCTTATTGGAAGTAGTATAACAAAGATAGAAGATGATTTATTTTTGGAGTATTATTTAAAGTATTAA
- a CDS encoding riboflavin synthase: MFTGIVEEIGTVKSVQSKVITIEASKIFDDLHLGDSVAVNGTCLTVSSFDNKIFNADVTQETLNRTNLGSLKNGSKVNLERAMTLRGRFGGHIVSGHIDGVGSIKSMKKDDNAIILTIEVPKHLMKYIVEKGSVAVDGISLTVASLTDNTFSIAVIPHTLKETVLYYKKEGDKVNIENDVIGKYVERLLTFKEDNDSKKSNITMEFLFKNGF; the protein is encoded by the coding sequence ATGTTTACTGGTATAGTTGAAGAAATAGGAACTGTTAAATCGGTACAAAGCAAAGTTATTACAATAGAAGCAAGTAAAATATTTGATGATTTGCATTTGGGTGATAGCGTTGCTGTTAATGGTACTTGTTTAACTGTATCTAGTTTTGATAATAAAATATTTAATGCTGATGTTACTCAAGAAACTTTGAATCGTACTAATTTGGGAAGTTTAAAAAATGGAAGTAAAGTTAATCTTGAGAGGGCTATGACTTTAAGAGGAAGATTTGGAGGTCATATAGTAAGCGGACATATTGACGGAGTGGGAAGCATTAAGTCTATGAAGAAAGATGATAATGCTATTATACTTACTATTGAAGTGCCTAAACATTTAATGAAGTATATTGTAGAAAAAGGTTCGGTTGCTGTTGACGGTATAAGTTTAACGGTGGCTAGTTTAACTGATAATACTTTTTCTATAGCCGTTATTCCGCATACATTAAAAGAGACTGTGTTATATTATAAAAAAGAAGGGGACAAGGTTAATATTGAAAATGATGTTATAGGCAAATATGTTGAAAGGCTTTTAACATTTAAAGAAGATAATGACAGTAAAAAATCTAACATTACAATGGAGTTCTTATTTAAGAATGGGTTTTAA
- a CDS encoding bifunctional 3,4-dihydroxy-2-butanone-4-phosphate synthase/GTP cyclohydrolase II — translation MENVYSTIDEALEDLRNGKIIVVSDDEDRENEGDLICAAEFATTENINFMATYAKGLICMPMSREITNKLNLNQMVTKNTDNHETAFTVSIDHVDTTTGISAVERSITALKVVDENAKAEDFRRPGHMFPLLAKEGGVLVRMGHTEATVDLMRLAGLKECGLCCEIMKDNGDMMRRDDLIEFSKKHNLKMITVSALIDYRKKNEDLMELYAKAKMPTKYGEFEILTFVNKITKQHHVVLTMGDISDGEDVLCRVHSECLTGDALGSRRCDCGEQYNYAMRAIAEEGRGIMVYMRQEGRGIGLVNKLKAYELQDRGLDTVDANRALGFRDDMREYYEAYQMLKKLGIKSVRIMTNNPEKIKHLENYGLEIEERIPIQIEATEYDLFYLQTKKERMGHILD, via the coding sequence ATGGAAAATGTTTACAGCACTATTGATGAGGCTTTAGAAGATTTAAGAAACGGAAAAATAATCGTTGTTTCTGATGATGAAGATAGAGAAAATGAGGGCGATTTAATCTGTGCGGCAGAGTTTGCTACTACAGAAAATATTAACTTTATGGCTACTTATGCTAAAGGCTTAATATGCATGCCTATGAGCAGAGAGATTACAAACAAATTAAACTTAAATCAAATGGTTACAAAAAATACTGATAATCATGAAACAGCTTTCACAGTATCTATTGACCATGTTGACACTACTACAGGAATATCTGCAGTTGAGAGGTCTATCACTGCTTTAAAAGTGGTTGATGAAAATGCTAAAGCAGAAGATTTTAGACGTCCCGGTCATATGTTTCCATTACTTGCAAAAGAGGGCGGAGTGTTAGTGAGAATGGGGCATACTGAAGCTACTGTTGATTTAATGAGATTAGCAGGCTTAAAAGAATGCGGTTTATGCTGCGAGATTATGAAAGATAATGGCGATATGATGAGAAGAGATGATTTAATTGAGTTTTCTAAAAAACATAATCTTAAAATGATAACAGTATCTGCTTTAATAGACTATAGAAAGAAAAATGAAGATTTGATGGAGCTTTATGCCAAGGCTAAAATGCCAACAAAATACGGCGAGTTTGAAATATTAACATTCGTAAACAAAATAACAAAACAGCATCATGTTGTGCTTACTATGGGAGATATTAGCGACGGTGAAGATGTTTTATGCAGGGTGCATTCAGAATGTTTAACAGGCGATGCATTAGGCTCTAGAAGATGTGATTGCGGAGAGCAGTATAATTATGCTATGCGTGCTATTGCTGAAGAAGGCAGGGGCATAATGGTTTATATGCGTCAAGAGGGCAGAGGAATAGGACTTGTTAATAAACTAAAGGCTTATGAACTTCAAGATAGAGGTCTTGATACAGTTGATGCTAATAGGGCTTTGGGTTTTAGAGATGATATGCGTGAATATTATGAGGCTTATCAGATGTTAAAAAAATTGGGCATTAAAAGCGTAAGGATAATGACTAATAACCCAGAGAAAATAAAACATTTAGAGAATTATGGACTTGAAATAGAAGAGAGGATACCTATACAGATAGAAGCAACAGAGTACGATTTATTTTATCTTCAAACAAAAAAGGAGCGTATGGGGCACATTCTTGATTAA
- the ribE gene encoding 6,7-dimethyl-8-ribityllumazine synthase: protein MKTFEGKLVSEKKIKIGIVCARFNEFIVSKLLGGALDALSRHDIKDDDITVAWVPGAFEIPLIASKMAKSKKYDAVICLGAVIRGSTTHYDYVCAEVSKGIANVSLNSDIPVMFGVLTTENIEQAIERAGTKSGNKGFDSAMGAIEMVNLIREIEK, encoded by the coding sequence ATGAAAACTTTTGAAGGAAAACTCGTTAGTGAGAAAAAAATTAAAATCGGTATAGTGTGTGCTAGATTCAATGAATTTATTGTTTCTAAACTTTTGGGCGGTGCATTGGACGCTTTATCTCGTCATGATATTAAAGACGATGATATTACTGTTGCTTGGGTGCCCGGTGCTTTTGAAATACCTCTAATAGCTTCAAAAATGGCTAAATCAAAAAAATATGATGCTGTTATATGTTTGGGTGCTGTTATAAGAGGTTCTACTACTCATTATGATTATGTTTGTGCTGAAGTGTCTAAGGGTATTGCTAATGTTTCTCTTAATTCTGATATACCTGTAATGTTTGGGGTTCTTACTACTGAAAACATAGAGCAGGCTATTGAAAGAGCAGGCACTAAATCAGGCAACAAAGGCTTTGATTCTGCTATGGGTGCTATTGAGATGGTTAATTTAATAAGAGAAATAGAAAAGTAA
- a CDS encoding dicarboxylate/amino acid:cation symporter: MSIVKDLKSKLLIVILISLIIGAVLGMLASAYASAETLTALISISDPIGNIFIRLLKMIVMPVIIFTLISGVSSISPKHLGIVGVIILLFYMITSVISSVFGLAVGNLIKPGLDLDLNMAMATTKEFVKPNFIDTLLSTIPTNPFSSFAKGDGDVLPTIFFSIFFGISLAFCRDNEKTKDTAEIVYKFFDGCTHIIIRIVGWIMFYAPIGVLALIFTVFAKNGPESFKSLLKVTYTIYIAFAIQLIIVYSIINIIFGINPKKFLVKIFEPLFTAFVTRSSGGTLPISMKAADEKMGINQGIYSFTLPLGATINMNGTAIYLGICAIFISNATGNALDFNSQLTVVIVSVLAAVGTAGVPGAGSIMLLMVLNSIGLDINSNVNVAAAYGMILGIDAILDMGRTALNISGDLCGTAVVAKITKQMDMSKWQD, translated from the coding sequence ATGTCTATAGTAAAAGATTTAAAAAGTAAATTACTTATTGTAATACTAATTAGCTTAATAATTGGTGCTGTACTTGGAATGCTTGCTTCGGCATATGCATCTGCTGAAACATTAACTGCTTTGATTTCAATATCAGACCCTATAGGTAATATTTTTATAAGGCTATTAAAAATGATAGTAATGCCTGTAATTATTTTTACTTTAATAAGCGGGGTTTCGAGTATTTCACCAAAGCATCTTGGTATAGTTGGAGTTATTATACTTCTTTTCTATATGATAACTTCTGTAATATCTTCTGTTTTTGGTCTTGCTGTAGGTAATTTAATAAAACCGGGTTTGGATTTGGATTTGAATATGGCTATGGCTACCACAAAAGAGTTTGTAAAGCCTAATTTTATAGATACGCTTCTTTCAACAATACCAACAAACCCATTTTCATCTTTTGCTAAAGGCGATGGAGATGTACTTCCTACAATATTTTTCTCTATATTTTTCGGCATATCTTTGGCATTTTGCAGGGATAATGAAAAAACAAAAGATACTGCAGAAATAGTTTATAAGTTTTTTGACGGATGTACTCATATTATAATAAGAATAGTGGGCTGGATTATGTTTTATGCTCCTATAGGGGTGTTGGCATTAATATTTACAGTATTTGCAAAAAATGGTCCTGAGTCTTTTAAATCATTATTAAAAGTTACATATACTATATATATTGCTTTTGCTATTCAGCTTATAATTGTTTACAGCATAATAAATATTATCTTTGGAATTAACCCTAAGAAGTTTTTAGTTAAAATTTTTGAACCGCTATTTACTGCATTTGTTACACGTTCTTCTGGAGGCACATTGCCTATATCTATGAAAGCGGCTGATGAAAAGATGGGTATTAATCAGGGTATTTATAGTTTCACTTTACCGTTAGGTGCTACAATTAACATGAATGGTACTGCCATATATTTAGGTATATGTGCTATATTTATATCAAATGCTACTGGTAACGCATTAGATTTTAATTCTCAGTTAACTGTTGTAATAGTATCTGTACTTGCTGCTGTTGGCACTGCTGGGGTTCCGGGAGCTGGTTCTATTATGCTTCTTATGGTGCTTAATTCTATTGGGCTTGATATTAACTCTAATGTAAATGTTGCAGCTGCTTATGGTATGATACTTGGAATAGATGCTATACTTGATATGGGAAGAACTGCTCTTAATATATCTGGAGATTTATGCGGTACTGCAGTGGTTGCTAAGATTACTAAACAGATGGATATGAGTAAGTGGCAAGATTAA